A single window of Malus sylvestris chromosome 5, drMalSylv7.2, whole genome shotgun sequence DNA harbors:
- the LOC126620913 gene encoding pathogenesis-related protein 1-like, translating to MGLCNISLALLFILGSALIQSSHAQDTPQDYLNSHNAARAAVGVGPLTWDDNVAGYAQNYANQHVGDCNLVHSGGPYGENLAMSTGDMSGTAAVDLWVAEKADYSYESNSCAAGKVCGHYTQVVWRNSARVGCAKVRCSSGGTFIGCNYDPPGNYVGEKPY from the coding sequence ATGGGGTTGTGCAATATTTCCCTAGCTCTCCTTTTCATTTTAGGCTCAGCCCTAATACAATCCTCTCATGCCCAAGACACACCCCAAGACTACCTCAATTCCCACAACGCCGCTCGAGCAGCAGTAGGCGTTGGTCCCTTGACGTGGGATGACAATGTAGCAGGCTATGCACAAAACTACGCCAACCAACATGTTGGCGACTGCAATCTCGTGCACTCCGGTGGGCCATACGGTGAAAACCTTGCCATGAGCACTGGTGACATGTCGGGAACAGCGGCTGTGGACCTGTGGGTGGCGGAGAAAGCCGACTACAGTTATGAGTCGAACTCGTGTGCCGCTGGAAAGGTGTGTGGGCATTATACACAGGTGGTTTGGCGTAACTCGGCTCGTGTAGGGTGCGCAAAAGTGAGGTGCAGCAGTGGGGGTACCTTCATTGGATGCAACTATGATCCCCCAGGCAACTATGTTGGGGAGAAGCCTTACTAG